The following coding sequences lie in one Synechococcus sp. PCC 7336 genomic window:
- a CDS encoding sucrase ferredoxin, translating to MRSDSLSTRDCRYCSAVSQASGETPIGTAGSLDHWIAIALPQPRPRQLWAARPLLAPLEQLPKAIAIRRGQRLRLVAISSDRNDYNPDRVRVLHYYRPEGPFAEFNRSEYLLPETEVVSLVRSILSNPQARSPFQHYCQKAGKGMRDLFVCTHTRHDLACGRYGTPLFRLLYRKYNHLDRLRVWQSSHFGGHRFAPTLMDFPSGHCWGHLNSDRLEEVLETLVERQGECQILKPFYRGWAGTHKFGQLLESELWMQTGWDWLSYRRSARVVQPNLSGLRAFLWQALRIVPGRRALNGRDALAMAARQAEVRLDYNRPDGKAESCRARIEVCGQVATMARSDTDERVVLPQYRVSILSDTEPLAGSDSRDRA from the coding sequence GTGAGATCTGACAGTCTATCGACCCGCGATTGCCGCTACTGTTCGGCGGTTTCCCAAGCAAGCGGTGAAACTCCTATCGGGACGGCTGGCTCGCTCGACCATTGGATAGCGATCGCCCTTCCCCAACCCCGCCCTCGCCAACTGTGGGCAGCTCGCCCCCTGCTTGCCCCTTTAGAGCAGTTGCCCAAAGCGATCGCCATCCGTCGGGGTCAGCGGCTGCGCCTGGTCGCGATCTCCTCCGATCGGAATGACTACAATCCCGATCGCGTGCGGGTGTTGCACTACTATCGCCCAGAGGGTCCGTTTGCAGAATTCAACCGCTCGGAATATCTACTCCCAGAAACTGAGGTAGTATCGCTGGTTCGCAGTATTCTCAGCAATCCTCAGGCGCGATCGCCCTTTCAGCACTATTGTCAGAAGGCTGGCAAAGGGATGCGCGACCTATTTGTTTGTACTCATACCCGCCACGATCTGGCTTGCGGTCGCTATGGCACTCCTCTATTTCGCTTGCTGTATCGCAAGTACAATCACCTCGATCGCCTGCGCGTCTGGCAAAGCAGTCATTTCGGCGGCCATCGCTTTGCGCCCACTTTGATGGATTTTCCCTCAGGGCACTGTTGGGGGCATCTCAATTCCGATCGGTTAGAGGAGGTGTTAGAGACTTTGGTCGAGCGCCAAGGAGAATGCCAAATCCTCAAGCCGTTCTATCGGGGCTGGGCGGGAACTCACAAGTTCGGCCAGTTGCTGGAAAGCGAATTGTGGATGCAAACGGGTTGGGATTGGTTGTCCTATCGGAGATCGGCGCGGGTGGTACAGCCCAATTTGTCGGGTTTGCGGGCATTCCTTTGGCAGGCATTGAGGATTGTACCCGGACGGCGAGCCCTCAATGGGAGAGATGCACTGGCGATGGCAGCCCGTCAGGCAGAGGTTCGGCTCGACTACAACCGCCCCGATGGGAAAGCTGAATCGTGCCGCGCTCGCATAGAGGTCTGCGGACAGGTCGCGACTATGGCGCGCTCCGATACAGACGAACGCGTTGTCTTACCACAATATCGAGTCAGTATTTTGTCTGACACCGAACCTCTGGCAGGAAGCGATTCTAGAGACCGGGCTTAG
- a CDS encoding MFS transporter, with protein MSSSKSPDLEPPLPASEPERGPTITLPVMFRLGLFQMGLGTMSLLTLGVLNRIMIDELKVTAFIAAGAIAMYQFVSPARLWFGQLSDTKPILGYHRTSYVWIGAAIFTSISFVALQVIWRLGESLQTSGWSPISYTWAAILAAVFAVYGLALSASSTPFAALLVDVSDEANRSKLVSIVWSMLMVGIVIGANISSTILNTPEICGSDILNFNPALNARVADIPQLQQSVNPLFVIVPAAVFGLCCLATAGVEKKYSRFHQRSRDSGASLREDKIGFGRAIKILTASRQTGLFFSFLLVMTISLFMQDAVLEPYGGEVFGLCLADTTLLNAFFGVGTLLGIAGTGFLIVPRLGKRGTTRLGCIAAAICFGLLILSGFSGSANFLRGSLVLFGLSSGILTAGAIGLMLDLTAAATAGTFIGAWGLAQAMARGLSTVFGGGILDLGRHLFEIPLLAYSSVFGVQALGIITALLLLRRVNIKEFQDNTKQAIAAVLSSEIED; from the coding sequence ATGTCCAGCTCGAAATCTCCCGATCTCGAACCCCCTCTGCCCGCCAGCGAGCCGGAGCGAGGCCCCACCATTACCCTGCCGGTCATGTTCCGGTTGGGCTTGTTTCAAATGGGTTTGGGCACGATGTCCCTGCTGACGCTGGGGGTGCTCAATCGGATCATGATTGACGAGCTTAAGGTGACCGCCTTCATTGCTGCGGGGGCGATCGCCATGTATCAGTTTGTCTCCCCTGCGCGGTTGTGGTTCGGCCAACTCTCAGATACCAAACCCATTCTGGGCTACCACCGCACCAGCTACGTCTGGATTGGAGCTGCTATCTTTACCAGCATTTCGTTTGTGGCACTGCAGGTGATTTGGCGCTTGGGAGAAAGTCTGCAGACCTCGGGCTGGAGCCCAATCAGCTATACCTGGGCTGCAATCTTGGCCGCAGTCTTTGCGGTTTACGGACTGGCCCTCAGCGCCAGTTCCACCCCATTTGCGGCTCTACTAGTGGATGTATCGGACGAAGCCAATCGCTCCAAGTTGGTCAGCATTGTCTGGTCGATGCTGATGGTGGGAATTGTGATTGGGGCTAATATCAGCTCGACCATTCTCAATACCCCCGAGATCTGCGGCAGCGATATTCTCAACTTCAATCCCGCCCTCAACGCCCGCGTTGCCGACATCCCACAACTGCAGCAATCCGTCAATCCTTTATTTGTCATCGTGCCTGCCGCAGTCTTCGGGCTCTGCTGTCTGGCCACGGCGGGCGTAGAGAAAAAGTACTCCCGCTTTCACCAGCGATCGCGCGATTCTGGAGCCAGTCTTCGCGAAGACAAAATTGGCTTCGGCCGAGCCATCAAAATCCTCACCGCCAGCCGCCAAACGGGCCTGTTTTTCAGCTTTTTGCTGGTCATGACCATCAGCTTATTTATGCAGGATGCCGTGTTGGAACCTTACGGCGGCGAAGTCTTTGGTCTCTGCCTCGCGGATACCACTCTGCTCAATGCCTTTTTTGGGGTCGGTACCTTGCTCGGAATCGCCGGAACCGGCTTTTTGATTGTGCCCCGCCTGGGCAAACGGGGTACGACTCGGTTGGGTTGTATTGCCGCCGCCATTTGTTTTGGCCTGTTGATTCTGTCTGGTTTTAGTGGCAGTGCCAACTTTTTGCGGGGCTCTTTAGTGCTGTTTGGCCTGTCCTCCGGCATTCTCACGGCGGGGGCGATTGGTTTAATGCTGGATTTAACAGCGGCGGCAACAGCGGGCACATTTATTGGAGCTTGGGGACTAGCTCAGGCGATGGCAAGGGGGTTGTCCACTGTCTTTGGCGGCGGCATTTTAGATTTGGGCCGACATCTATTTGAAATCCCACTTCTGGCCTACAGCAGTGTGTTTGGGGTTCAAGCCCTAGGCATCATCACAGCACTCCTATTGTTGCGTCGAGTCAATATCAAAGAGTTTCAGGACAATACCAAACAGGCGATCGCCGCCGTACTCAGCAGCGAAATTGAGGATTGA